In one Sporomusa sphaeroides DSM 2875 genomic region, the following are encoded:
- the hutH gene encoding histidine ammonia-lyase, with translation MVLLDGYSLTLDEVVKVARGYEQVDLHDEGREQIVASRKIVDKILEEESPVYGISTGFGDFSRIFISKEKREKLQKNLIVSHATGVGEYLPEDVVRSAMLLRANSLAKGYSGIKLSTVEMLIAMLNRRVYPAIPAKGSVGASGDLAPLSHMVLVMLGEGQAFVAGKLVSGAEALAQSGLQPVTLGGKEGLALINGTQIMTAVGCMVWQDAVTLMKAADIVAALCVEALRGTRTAFDPRISQVRPHAGQVATTNNMLRLTANSPIIQSHADCDKVQDAYSLRCVPQVHGASKDALRRVEETLLVEINAATDNPLIMPDTGEAISGGNFHGQPIALVMDYLKLALAELGNISERRTNRLLDAHLSELPPFLTAYPGEDSGLMITQYTAASLVSENKVLVHPASADSIPTSANQEDHVSMGTIAARQAREILENVRYILAIECLAAAQGIDFLAPLVPGTGTGAAHRVVRQAVSHLDEDRIPAPDIQSIYRLIADGELVAAAEGAVGLLRIY, from the coding sequence GTGGTATTATTAGATGGATATTCATTGACACTGGATGAAGTGGTAAAGGTAGCACGGGGATATGAGCAAGTAGATTTGCATGATGAAGGGCGCGAACAGATCGTAGCCAGCCGCAAAATTGTTGATAAAATTTTGGAAGAGGAAAGTCCGGTATACGGTATTTCCACAGGGTTTGGTGATTTTAGCCGCATCTTTATTTCCAAAGAAAAAAGGGAAAAACTACAGAAGAATCTGATTGTAAGTCATGCTACCGGTGTGGGGGAATACCTGCCGGAGGATGTTGTGCGGTCAGCCATGCTGCTTAGGGCCAATTCGCTGGCAAAGGGCTATTCGGGGATTAAGCTTTCCACTGTGGAGATGCTTATTGCGATGTTAAACCGGCGGGTCTATCCGGCTATCCCGGCCAAAGGCTCGGTAGGCGCCAGCGGCGATTTGGCACCCTTGTCCCACATGGTGCTGGTAATGCTGGGTGAGGGGCAGGCATTTGTGGCAGGAAAACTGGTCAGCGGTGCGGAAGCTTTGGCACAAAGTGGTCTTCAGCCGGTAACGCTGGGCGGGAAAGAAGGCTTAGCCCTCATTAACGGTACTCAAATTATGACTGCGGTGGGTTGTATGGTTTGGCAGGACGCCGTTACTCTGATGAAAGCCGCAGATATTGTTGCCGCTTTGTGTGTAGAAGCGCTGCGGGGAACCCGGACGGCCTTTGATCCCCGGATCAGCCAGGTCAGGCCGCATGCCGGCCAGGTGGCGACAACCAACAATATGCTGCGCCTGACGGCCAATAGTCCGATTATCCAATCACATGCCGACTGCGATAAAGTTCAGGATGCTTATTCCTTGCGGTGCGTGCCCCAGGTTCATGGAGCGTCAAAAGATGCGCTAAGACGGGTGGAAGAAACTTTGCTGGTGGAAATCAACGCGGCAACCGACAATCCACTGATTATGCCGGATACCGGCGAAGCTATTTCCGGCGGTAATTTTCATGGCCAGCCTATTGCCTTGGTGATGGATTACCTGAAGCTGGCCCTGGCGGAGCTTGGCAATATTTCTGAGCGGCGCACCAACCGTTTGCTGGATGCGCATTTAAGTGAGCTGCCGCCCTTCCTGACAGCATACCCCGGCGAGGATTCCGGGCTTATGATTACCCAATATACGGCAGCTTCTCTGGTATCGGAAAACAAGGTTCTGGTGCATCCGGCCAGCGCTGATTCCATTCCGACCTCTGCTAACCAGGAAGATCATGTAAGCATGGGGACAATTGCCGCCCGGCAGGCGCGGGAAATTCTTGAGAATGTGCGGTATATCCTGGCAATTGAATGTCTGGCAGCCGCTCAGGGGATTGACTTTTTGGCTCCTTTGGTTCCCGGGACCGGAACCGGTGCCGCCCATCGGGTTGTGCGCCAGGCTGTCTCCCATTTGGACGAGGACAGGATACCGGCCCCCGATATCCAAAGCATTTATCGCTTGATTGCCGACGGAGAACTGGTAGCTGCCGCCGAAGGCGCTGTGGGCCTGCTAAGGATATATTAA
- a CDS encoding tyrosine phenol-lyase, whose product MEKRTIAEPFKIKVVEPIKMTSRAQREEAIKKAGYNTFLLNSKDVYIDLLTDSGTTAMSDNQWAGMMLGDEAYAGSVNFYNLEAAVRELYGFKYVVPTHQGRGAENILSKITIKPGDWVPGNMYFTTTRAHQEMNGASFADVIIDEAHDSQADHPFKGNIDLNKFQSLIDRVGAENIPYICVAVTVNLAGGQPVSMQNLREVSALAHKHNIKVMFDATRCVENAYFIREREEGYQEKSIAAIVKEMFSYGDGATMSGKKDCLVNIGGFLALNDEKLYQKATELVVVFEGMPSYGGLAGRDMEAMARGMYESVDFHYIQHRIGQVRYLGEKLEKAGVPIVKPIGGHAVFLDARQFLPHIPQDQFPAQMLAAQLYLESGVRSMERGIISAGRAKDGNHHYPKLELVRLTIPRRVYTYAHMDVVAESVIELYQKRDSIKGLEMVYEPPVLRFFTARFEPLA is encoded by the coding sequence ATGGAAAAGAGAACTATCGCCGAACCGTTTAAGATTAAGGTGGTTGAACCCATCAAAATGACAAGCCGGGCACAGCGGGAAGAAGCCATTAAAAAAGCCGGCTACAATACTTTTTTACTTAATTCCAAAGATGTGTATATTGACCTGCTCACCGACAGTGGCACCACCGCCATGAGTGATAACCAATGGGCCGGCATGATGCTTGGCGACGAAGCCTATGCAGGCAGCGTTAATTTTTATAATCTCGAAGCCGCCGTACGCGAGCTTTATGGCTTTAAATATGTAGTGCCGACCCACCAGGGGCGCGGTGCGGAAAATATTTTGTCCAAGATTACCATTAAGCCTGGCGATTGGGTTCCCGGCAACATGTACTTCACTACAACCCGGGCGCATCAGGAAATGAACGGAGCCAGCTTTGCCGATGTGATCATTGATGAGGCGCATGACTCCCAAGCCGACCATCCCTTCAAAGGCAATATTGATTTAAATAAATTCCAGAGTCTGATTGACCGTGTCGGCGCCGAAAACATCCCGTATATCTGCGTAGCCGTTACCGTTAACCTGGCAGGCGGCCAGCCTGTCAGCATGCAGAACCTGCGCGAAGTCTCTGCCTTGGCTCACAAGCATAATATCAAGGTGATGTTTGATGCCACCCGTTGTGTGGAAAATGCCTATTTCATCCGGGAACGCGAAGAAGGCTATCAGGAAAAGTCAATAGCCGCTATCGTGAAAGAAATGTTCAGCTATGGCGACGGTGCTACCATGAGCGGGAAGAAAGACTGCCTTGTCAATATCGGCGGTTTCCTGGCTCTTAATGACGAGAAACTGTATCAAAAAGCCACCGAGCTGGTTGTTGTTTTTGAAGGTATGCCCAGCTACGGCGGTCTTGCCGGGCGCGACATGGAAGCCATGGCTCGCGGTATGTACGAATCTGTTGATTTCCATTATATCCAGCACCGTATCGGCCAAGTCCGTTATTTGGGAGAAAAGCTGGAAAAAGCCGGTGTGCCGATTGTAAAACCCATTGGCGGTCATGCCGTATTCTTAGACGCCCGTCAGTTCCTGCCGCATATTCCCCAGGATCAGTTCCCGGCGCAAATGCTGGCAGCCCAGCTCTATCTGGAATCCGGCGTGCGCAGCATGGAGCGCGGTATCATTTCGGCAGGCCGTGCCAAAGATGGCAATCACCATTATCCTAAACTGGAGCTTGTCCGCTTAACCATTCCGCGCCGTGTTTACACCTATGCCCATATGGATGTTGTTGCCGAATCGGTTATTGAACTGTATCAAAAACGCGACTCCATCAAAGGCTTGGAAATGGTTTACGAACCGCCTGTTTTACGTTTCTTCACCGCTCGCTTCGAACCACTTGCCTAG
- a CDS encoding HutP family protein: MINLDRNISIGKMAVLLVMYPGGAEDSLCKQGQECGYRLLRGKVGSMDSAKIFAAVETAAKKEGLIDQRYREEHALYHSVLEAYSGMCRGQDGLGAILRSAGLLFSIVRGKRLSDKGDDGEWISVALYGNMGAPIKGYEHEVLGLGMNPI; this comes from the coding sequence ATGATAAATTTAGACCGAAATATCAGTATCGGAAAAATGGCAGTTTTACTTGTAATGTATCCCGGTGGGGCGGAAGACAGCTTATGCAAGCAGGGGCAGGAGTGCGGCTACCGGCTGTTAAGAGGTAAAGTGGGGTCTATGGATTCAGCCAAAATTTTTGCGGCAGTGGAAACCGCCGCAAAAAAAGAGGGGCTGATTGATCAGCGTTACCGTGAGGAACATGCGCTCTATCACTCGGTGCTGGAAGCTTACAGCGGTATGTGCCGGGGGCAGGACGGGCTTGGCGCTATTTTGCGCAGTGCCGGTTTGCTATTCAGCATTGTACGGGGAAAACGCCTGTCAGACAAGGGCGATGACGGGGAATGGATTTCCGTAGCTTTGTACGGCAATATGGGAGCTCCCATCAAAGGCTATGAACACGAAGTTCTGGGTCTGGGAATGAATCCGATATAG
- a CDS encoding amino acid permease has translation MSIFRTKSIELLKQEASKHSLRKSLTAIDIIMLGIGVIIGTGIFVLTGVAAAKYAGPGLMLSFVLAGITCAFVCLAYSELASMVPIAGSAYTYTYTSLGEFIAWLVGWNLILEYSVGASAVAGGWSAYTVGILKTAGIEVPKALTAVPADGGIVNLPAVLITLFLTFLLVKGVRESANANRILVAIKLAAIFLFIFLAGPKVNAANWEPFLPYGWAGVSAGAAFIFFAYLGVDSIATAAEETHNPSRDMPIGIIGSLAVCTVLYITVTAIMTGVVPYSQLNTAEPVSYVLRSIGYNFGSALVGTGAIAGLSTVLLVMIYAQTRAFFAMSRDGLIPSKVCKVHPKYGTPHIITIIVGVAVALISGFTPIHVVAEMCSIGTLFAFIIAMIGVMVLRKTKPDAERPFRCPSLTFVAVCAILFCLYIMINLATGTWIRFVVWSLIGIAIYFLYGRSHSALNKDSEQSDTKDK, from the coding sequence ATGAGCATCTTTCGTACTAAGAGTATTGAATTGTTAAAACAGGAGGCAAGCAAGCACTCGCTTCGTAAATCATTAACTGCCATCGATATTATTATGCTTGGCATTGGGGTTATTATTGGCACAGGCATCTTTGTGCTTACAGGGGTGGCAGCAGCCAAATACGCAGGTCCCGGTCTTATGCTTTCGTTTGTATTGGCAGGTATTACCTGCGCCTTTGTTTGTCTCGCGTATTCGGAACTGGCCTCGATGGTGCCGATTGCCGGCAGTGCCTATACGTATACCTATACGTCGCTGGGCGAGTTTATCGCCTGGCTGGTTGGCTGGAATCTCATTCTGGAATACTCTGTCGGCGCCAGTGCCGTAGCCGGCGGCTGGTCGGCCTATACTGTCGGCATCCTAAAGACCGCAGGCATTGAAGTACCCAAGGCCCTGACAGCAGTACCTGCCGACGGCGGTATCGTCAACCTTCCTGCTGTCCTCATTACTTTATTCCTGACGTTTCTCTTGGTAAAGGGTGTCCGGGAAAGTGCCAATGCCAACCGTATTTTGGTTGCTATTAAGCTTGCCGCCATCTTCCTGTTCATCTTCCTGGCCGGGCCAAAAGTCAATGCCGCCAATTGGGAACCGTTTTTGCCGTATGGCTGGGCCGGTGTATCTGCCGGAGCAGCATTCATCTTTTTTGCCTATCTTGGTGTGGACTCTATTGCCACGGCAGCTGAAGAAACTCATAACCCCAGCCGCGATATGCCAATAGGCATCATCGGTTCGTTAGCTGTTTGCACCGTCTTATATATCACGGTTACAGCCATCATGACAGGTGTTGTCCCCTATAGCCAGCTGAATACGGCCGAACCTGTTTCTTATGTATTAAGAAGCATTGGTTATAATTTTGGCTCGGCGCTTGTGGGAACCGGTGCCATTGCCGGGCTGTCCACCGTGCTGCTGGTTATGATCTATGCTCAGACCCGTGCCTTTTTTGCCATGTCCCGGGATGGTCTGATTCCGTCCAAAGTTTGCAAAGTCCATCCTAAGTACGGTACGCCTCATATTATCACCATCATTGTCGGCGTAGCTGTTGCTCTTATCTCCGGCTTTACCCCCATTCATGTTGTGGCTGAAATGTGCAGCATTGGCACCCTGTTTGCGTTCATAATTGCGATGATTGGTGTTATGGTGCTGCGTAAAACCAAGCCTGACGCCGAACGTCCTTTCCGCTGCCCTTCACTTACCTTTGTTGCTGTTTGCGCCATCCTCTTTTGCCTCTATATCATGATTAACCTGGCGACAGGCACCTGGATCCGGTTTGTAGTCTGGAGTCTCATTGGTATAGCCATCTACTTCCTGTACGGACGTTCGCACAGCGCATTAAATAAGGATAGTGAACAATCCGATACCAAGGATAAGTAG
- a CDS encoding RidA family protein gives MHKKVIHTHDAPAAIGPYSQAIAAHNLLFISGQLPVDPGTGEVVAGGAKEQALQSLANLQAILKASGTDVHAVVKTTVFLKDLADFQIVNEVYAGVFTKDYPARACVQVAKLPKDVLVEVEAIAILEN, from the coding sequence ATGCACAAAAAAGTGATTCATACCCATGACGCACCTGCCGCTATCGGTCCTTATTCTCAGGCCATTGCCGCTCACAACCTGCTGTTTATCTCAGGCCAGCTGCCGGTAGATCCCGGTACCGGGGAAGTAGTTGCCGGAGGCGCTAAAGAGCAAGCACTGCAGTCGTTAGCCAATCTGCAGGCCATTCTCAAAGCCAGCGGCACAGATGTACATGCTGTTGTCAAAACCACGGTGTTTTTGAAGGATTTAGCGGATTTTCAAATTGTCAACGAAGTGTACGCCGGTGTTTTTACCAAAGACTATCCGGCGCGTGCCTGCGTGCAGGTAGCAAAATTGCCGAAAGACGTTCTGGTTGAAGTCGAGGCTATCGCCATCCTGGAAAATTGA
- a CDS encoding NADP-dependent glyceraldehyde-3-phosphate dehydrogenase, which produces MGQNEQLKAVFPSEADIPEPFRLTQPVQQRQYLADGELKRWEGPCQEVISLVQVQKGGTLQPVILGCYPVLNEKEALEALEAAVRAYDNGCGLWPTMPVEGRIRHMELFVRKMLEKREEVVRLLMWEIGKTLPDSEKEFDRTVEYIRDTIEALKELDRTSSRFTIEQGILAQIRRAPLGVVLCMGPYNYPLNETFTTLIPALIMGNTVVFKPPKLGVLLHYPLLEAFREAFPPGVVNTVYGSGQKVVGPIMRSGKINVLAFIGSSTVADTLKQQHPKPHRLRSVLGLEAKNAAIVLPDADIEHTVEEILAGSLSYNGQRCTALKMLFVHNRIIDTFMKQFAAKVNSLKLGMPWEPGVKITPLPEANKIGYLQELIQDAVAHGASVVNPGGGENAGSIVRPAILYPVKDTMRVYAEEQFGPVVPIAGYDDIHEPIRYVIESNYGQQVSIFGTAPDLMASLIDPLVNQVCRVNINSQCQRGPDSFPFTGRKDSAEGTLSVTDALRVFSIRTLVAAKTTPANKQLITEIVRGDKSKFLSTDFLL; this is translated from the coding sequence TTGGGACAGAATGAGCAACTAAAAGCTGTTTTTCCCAGTGAGGCAGATATTCCGGAGCCATTTCGGCTGACACAACCGGTACAGCAAAGGCAGTATCTGGCTGACGGTGAGCTCAAACGGTGGGAAGGTCCATGCCAGGAGGTCATTTCGCTGGTGCAGGTGCAAAAAGGCGGCACCCTTCAGCCGGTGATTCTTGGCTGTTATCCTGTCCTGAATGAGAAAGAAGCCCTGGAAGCCCTGGAGGCTGCCGTCAGGGCCTATGACAATGGCTGCGGGCTGTGGCCTACCATGCCGGTGGAAGGCCGAATCCGCCATATGGAGCTGTTTGTCCGCAAAATGCTTGAAAAGCGGGAAGAAGTTGTCAGACTGCTCATGTGGGAGATTGGGAAAACATTGCCCGATTCGGAAAAAGAATTTGACCGCACGGTGGAATATATCCGTGATACCATCGAAGCACTCAAGGAGCTGGACAGAACCTCCTCCCGCTTTACCATTGAACAGGGAATCCTGGCCCAGATCCGCCGCGCCCCGCTAGGGGTGGTACTATGCATGGGCCCCTACAATTATCCGCTTAACGAGACCTTTACTACCCTGATTCCTGCTCTCATTATGGGGAATACGGTAGTCTTCAAACCGCCCAAGCTGGGGGTATTGCTGCATTATCCGCTGCTGGAAGCCTTCCGCGAGGCTTTTCCGCCAGGCGTAGTCAACACCGTATACGGTTCCGGCCAGAAAGTGGTGGGCCCGATTATGCGTTCCGGCAAAATCAATGTGCTGGCTTTTATCGGTTCCAGCACGGTGGCCGACACCCTAAAACAGCAGCATCCCAAACCGCACCGGCTGCGCAGCGTACTGGGGCTGGAGGCCAAAAATGCCGCGATTGTACTGCCAGACGCAGATATTGAGCATACGGTCGAGGAAATCCTGGCCGGGTCATTGTCATATAACGGGCAGCGTTGTACCGCACTGAAAATGTTGTTTGTGCATAACCGGATTATCGATACCTTTATGAAACAGTTTGCCGCTAAAGTAAACAGCCTCAAACTGGGCATGCCCTGGGAACCCGGAGTCAAAATCACGCCACTGCCGGAAGCAAACAAAATCGGATATTTGCAGGAGCTCATCCAGGACGCAGTCGCCCACGGAGCCTCGGTTGTAAACCCGGGCGGCGGAGAAAATGCCGGTTCCATTGTCAGGCCTGCCATCTTGTATCCGGTCAAGGACACCATGCGGGTCTACGCGGAAGAGCAATTCGGGCCGGTGGTACCCATTGCCGGCTATGACGATATTCACGAGCCCATCCGGTATGTTATTGAGTCCAATTACGGACAACAGGTCAGCATTTTCGGAACAGCCCCGGATTTGATGGCCAGTCTGATTGATCCGCTGGTCAACCAGGTCTGCCGGGTGAATATCAACAGCCAGTGCCAGCGGGGACCGGACAGCTTCCCGTTTACCGGCAGAAAAGATTCGGCAGAAGGCACCTTGTCGGTAACAGACGCTTTGCGGGTATTCTCCATCCGGACCCTGGTAGCCGCAAAAACCACACCGGCCAATAAGCAGTTAATTACCGAGATTGTCAGAGGAGATAAGTCCAAATTTTTATCAACCGATTTCCTGTTATAG
- a CDS encoding sigma 54-interacting transcriptional regulator: protein MRLCMPCTDRVGLLLDVSRVLAESGINIASVEMERGAVYLKCQTVYDEQKQELMHALQQVDGIYKVIEVSYMPSKERAEQLDAILASVQDGVLAVNELGILKQCNTAAASILGLDDNGLEQPLPSELADSLLITRTLQEGRSFRNREVFLDSIGGYCVVSTRPLRNDTGGVVGVVVMLRDSRDVREMIQKLTASLPVTFRDISCVSPAMEKVLEQARRYAGSSSTVLIRGETGTGKELFARALHSDSPRAKQTFIPVNCAAIPEALLESELFGYEEGAFTGAAKGGKPGLFELANGGTLFLDEIGEISVHLQAKLLRALQEKRVRRLGGSRELPVDVRIITATNRDLEDMVARQLFREDLYYRLNVIPLFLPPLRERAEDIPLLAEQFLKRFAAKLQSPVYRFSAEAREKLQAYSWPGNVRELENIIERAVNLVDGPEIKTEHLHIGKKSADNKPVKVQFETYQTLEERVAEVEREILRETMKRFRSSRRAGAALGLSHTAVIKKMKKHGLWPDSPGKGSEFPGEKL from the coding sequence ATGCGTCTATGTATGCCTTGTACGGACAGAGTGGGACTCTTGCTGGATGTTTCCCGGGTGTTGGCCGAATCGGGGATAAATATTGCTTCGGTTGAGATGGAGCGGGGGGCTGTGTACCTGAAATGCCAGACCGTATATGATGAGCAAAAACAAGAACTGATGCATGCCTTGCAACAGGTGGACGGAATATACAAAGTTATCGAGGTTTCGTACATGCCGTCGAAGGAACGGGCCGAGCAGCTGGATGCTATCCTGGCTTCTGTACAGGACGGAGTTTTGGCGGTAAATGAGCTTGGCATCCTTAAACAATGCAATACTGCGGCAGCCAGTATTCTTGGGCTGGACGACAATGGGCTGGAGCAGCCTCTGCCAAGTGAGCTGGCAGATAGCCTGCTTATTACCCGCACGCTGCAGGAGGGCCGCTCTTTCCGCAACCGGGAAGTATTCCTTGACAGTATTGGCGGCTATTGTGTTGTCAGCACCCGCCCGCTGCGCAATGATACCGGCGGGGTGGTTGGGGTGGTCGTCATGCTGCGCGATAGCCGGGATGTCCGGGAAATGATCCAGAAGCTTACCGCTTCCCTGCCTGTCACCTTCCGGGATATTTCCTGTGTCAGTCCGGCGATGGAAAAAGTACTGGAGCAGGCGCGGCGTTATGCGGGCAGTTCTTCCACTGTGCTTATCCGCGGTGAAACCGGTACCGGCAAGGAGCTGTTTGCCAGGGCGCTTCACAGTGATTCGCCACGGGCCAAACAAACTTTTATCCCTGTTAACTGTGCCGCCATTCCTGAAGCTTTGCTGGAAAGTGAATTATTCGGTTATGAAGAAGGTGCTTTTACCGGGGCGGCCAAAGGCGGCAAACCCGGTTTATTTGAACTGGCTAACGGCGGCACGCTGTTTCTTGACGAAATCGGGGAAATATCGGTGCATCTCCAGGCAAAATTGCTGCGTGCGCTCCAGGAAAAACGTGTTCGCCGGTTGGGCGGTTCGCGTGAGCTGCCGGTGGATGTGCGGATTATCACCGCCACCAACCGTGATTTGGAAGATATGGTGGCGCGGCAATTATTCCGGGAAGATCTGTATTACCGTTTGAATGTTATCCCGCTGTTTCTGCCGCCGTTAAGAGAACGTGCCGAGGATATTCCCTTGCTGGCCGAACAGTTTCTTAAGCGGTTTGCCGCCAAGCTGCAGTCGCCGGTATATCGCTTTTCGGCCGAAGCCCGGGAGAAGCTGCAGGCCTATTCCTGGCCGGGCAATGTGCGGGAACTGGAAAATATTATTGAACGGGCGGTTAATCTGGTGGATGGCCCGGAAATTAAGACGGAGCACCTGCATATCGGGAAAAAGTCTGCAGATAACAAGCCGGTAAAAGTACAATTTGAAACCTATCAGACGCTGGAGGAGCGTGTGGCTGAAGTAGAGCGTGAGATTTTACGGGAAACCATGAAGCGGTTCCGCTCTTCGCGGCGGGCCGGAGCGGCACTGGGGCTGTCCCATACCGCTGTTATCAAAAAGATGAAAAAGCATGGGTTATGGCCGGATAGTCCCGGTAAGGGCAGTGAATTCCCTGGCGAAAAACTGTAA
- a CDS encoding HutP family protein gives MMSLGKAAVLLVLHSGAEEAEFLQQGIQGRYRTFKGKVGSMDSSKIFASVETAAKREGLIGDNYREEHALYHSILEAYHGICRGHVGLGNVLRSAGLLFSVIRGPKAPGSDDDGDWIAVALYGYMGAPMKGFEHEVLGLGMNPI, from the coding sequence ATGATGAGTTTAGGTAAAGCGGCGGTTTTGCTGGTTCTGCATTCGGGTGCCGAAGAAGCGGAATTTTTGCAGCAGGGTATACAGGGCAGATATCGTACCTTCAAAGGTAAAGTTGGCTCTATGGATTCGTCTAAAATTTTTGCGTCCGTAGAAACGGCCGCCAAAAGAGAGGGACTTATAGGCGATAATTACCGGGAGGAACATGCCTTATACCATAGTATTCTGGAGGCCTACCACGGTATTTGCCGGGGACATGTGGGGTTAGGCAATGTATTGCGCAGCGCCGGTCTGTTGTTTAGCGTAATCCGGGGGCCTAAGGCGCCGGGCAGCGACGATGACGGAGACTGGATTGCTGTTGCCTTGTATGGGTATATGGGGGCTCCGATGAAAGGCTTTGAGCATGAGGTGCTCGGGCTGGGGATGAACCCTATCTAA
- a CDS encoding methyl-accepting chemotaxis protein — protein MSIRTKTITLLIVSLLVVGMIIAGSGMYVLYQQTLNSTEVTMGNQATQLAGQVTDLFNSFEKSGKVYQQDSDLQSGDQIRIQTKINTYFGAAWGIDRLNFLDTAGKRIAIAPYDAKVIGDNLSDRKFYKDTMADKKSHISDIIINRVTGVPSVIVTQPVIGDNGQLTGMVLQAVNLETLQNYLAQVKVGSTGVSVIVAHDGTMIAHSDREIIKEQKKIPEELAAQLSSSSGRLLNYTDLRGHEAVALAVPVQGTDWFAIVSLPTSEFEAGFFSSLLWMLTALGIGLIFVGVIGWRYLLKTLRPIESLVQEATRIAAGDLTLTKMNLDSNDEIGRLARSFEEMTKNLRTLMLQVAEATEQVSASSEQLNASAEQSAQAANQVAAASASTGAGVEQQTAGVANVLSLIEDIASGSQEGAKATKLASDITSQAVLATNDGSKAVENAILQMNRIQNTVNDSAAVVAELGTRSQEIGVIVETIAAIAGQTNLLALNAAIEAARAGEQGRGFAVVAEEVRKLAEQSQEAAKQISELIAEIQGKTGQAVAAMSAGTEEVQKGTTVVDKAGLAFTEIERHVKEVAQISSAIAAGLNQSVAASSQVLADIKAVAAVSKEIAGQSQNISAATEEQSASMQEIASSSQSLSRLAEELQQAVRQFRI, from the coding sequence ATGTCGATTAGAACTAAAACCATTACATTGCTTATAGTTTCCCTATTGGTTGTAGGTATGATTATTGCCGGTTCAGGCATGTACGTTTTATACCAGCAGACGCTGAACAGTACGGAAGTTACTATGGGTAACCAGGCAACACAGCTCGCGGGACAGGTTACAGATCTATTTAATTCTTTTGAAAAAAGCGGCAAGGTATATCAGCAGGACAGTGACTTGCAGTCCGGCGATCAAATTCGTATCCAGACCAAGATCAACACCTATTTCGGTGCCGCCTGGGGAATTGACAGGCTGAATTTTTTGGATACTGCCGGTAAAAGGATAGCCATTGCTCCTTATGATGCCAAAGTCATCGGGGATAATCTCTCAGACCGGAAGTTTTACAAAGATACTATGGCGGATAAAAAATCGCATATTAGCGATATCATTATCAACAGGGTTACCGGTGTCCCTTCGGTAATTGTCACCCAGCCGGTAATCGGTGACAACGGTCAATTGACGGGGATGGTACTGCAGGCGGTCAATCTGGAAACCCTGCAGAACTATCTGGCTCAGGTCAAGGTTGGCTCAACCGGGGTATCGGTCATTGTTGCCCATGACGGCACCATGATTGCGCATTCTGATCGGGAAATCATCAAAGAGCAGAAAAAAATTCCGGAGGAACTGGCAGCCCAGTTAAGCAGCAGTTCCGGACGGCTGCTTAACTATACCGACTTGCGCGGACATGAAGCGGTAGCTCTCGCTGTCCCTGTCCAGGGGACAGACTGGTTTGCCATCGTATCTCTGCCGACAAGTGAGTTTGAGGCCGGGTTTTTCAGCAGTTTGCTGTGGATGCTCACTGCATTGGGAATTGGGCTTATTTTCGTAGGTGTCATTGGCTGGCGGTATTTGCTTAAAACCTTGCGCCCGATCGAAAGCCTGGTGCAGGAAGCCACCCGGATTGCCGCCGGTGATCTTACACTTACGAAAATGAACCTGGATTCTAATGATGAAATCGGGCGGCTGGCCCGCAGTTTTGAGGAGATGACCAAAAATCTGCGAACCTTGATGCTCCAGGTTGCGGAGGCGACTGAACAGGTAAGCGCCTCTTCCGAGCAATTGAATGCCAGCGCCGAACAGTCCGCGCAGGCCGCAAACCAGGTTGCTGCCGCCAGTGCCAGCACCGGTGCCGGTGTCGAACAGCAAACCGCAGGCGTGGCCAATGTACTTTCCTTAATTGAGGACATTGCCAGTGGCTCCCAGGAAGGGGCCAAGGCTACTAAACTTGCCTCAGATATAACCAGCCAGGCGGTACTTGCCACTAATGACGGCAGTAAGGCTGTGGAAAATGCTATCCTCCAGATGAACCGAATTCAAAATACCGTCAATGATTCGGCAGCTGTTGTGGCCGAATTGGGTACCAGATCCCAGGAGATTGGCGTAATTGTCGAAACAATTGCCGCTATTGCGGGACAAACCAATCTGCTGGCTTTAAATGCCGCGATTGAAGCGGCGCGTGCCGGGGAACAAGGCCGGGGATTTGCTGTGGTTGCGGAAGAGGTGCGCAAGCTTGCTGAACAATCACAGGAGGCGGCCAAGCAGATTTCGGAGCTGATTGCTGAGATTCAGGGTAAAACCGGGCAGGCTGTTGCGGCTATGTCTGCCGGTACGGAAGAGGTGCAAAAAGGAACGACGGTTGTTGATAAAGCTGGCTTAGCCTTTACCGAAATTGAACGCCATGTTAAAGAGGTGGCTCAGATCAGCAGCGCTATAGCCGCCGGGCTGAATCAGTCGGTTGCTGCCAGCAGTCAGGTGCTTGCAGACATTAAAGCAGTTGCTGCCGTAAGTAAGGAGATTGCGGGTCAGTCGCAGAATATATCGGCCGCGACAGAGGAACAGTCGGCATCCATGCAGGAAATTGCATCTTCAAGCCAATCTTTATCCCGGTTGGCGGAAGAGCTCCAGCAGGCTGTCCGGCAGTTTAGAATCTAA